In Entomomonas moraniae, one DNA window encodes the following:
- the cysC gene encoding adenylyl-sulfate kinase, whose translation MSILKNHIKAYWFTGLSGVGKTTLAYALSKILWNHNTANKVLDGDELRKTISVDLGFSKADRDTHVTRVTELAYELQQQGIIPIISLISPYAKMRTHAIKKLTALEIYLEAPLDILQQRDTKGLYAKALQGEIKLTGLGDPYEVPTNPNVWLRTDILSVNECINKILYQL comes from the coding sequence ATGTCGATATTAAAAAATCACATAAAAGCTTATTGGTTTACAGGGCTCTCAGGCGTTGGTAAAACCACATTAGCTTATGCCTTATCAAAAATATTATGGAACCATAATACGGCGAATAAAGTCTTAGATGGTGATGAGTTACGAAAAACGATCAGTGTCGATTTAGGTTTTTCAAAAGCTGATCGCGATACTCATGTTACACGTGTTACTGAGTTAGCTTATGAGTTACAACAGCAAGGTATTATTCCTATTATCAGTTTAATTAGCCCTTATGCAAAAATGCGAACACACGCTATTAAAAAATTAACTGCATTAGAAATCTATCTTGAAGCCCCTTTAGATATTCTTCAACAACGCGATACAAAAGGACTGTATGCAAAAGCACTACAAGGAGAAATAAAGCTAACGGGGTTAGGAGATCCTTATGAGGTACCAACTAACCCTAATGTATGGCTACGAACAGATATATTATCGGTTAATGAATGTATAAATAAAATATTATATCAGCTGTAA
- a CDS encoding STM4015 family protein has protein sequence MISSHLESFAGYAVKSWGIGDKLENLEKTIYRIAVDYDDDITWADKFNAYLAQPNAGQTRGIVLGMYSDEMFEESSASTLELLINAKDKLPLLDTIFVNDVISEENEISWIINADNAPLIHAFPKLKHFGTRGGNELSFNNLNAPLLETLIVQSGGLDSSTIIDIANANLPNLKHLEIYLGTDDYGFSGSVNDLAPILQDRFNQLTYLGLKNCEIQDDIAIAVANAPVTAHLKTLDLSLGVLTDKGGQALLESTKVNNLMFLDLNYNYFSENMAEQLEAFAKSKGFKIDVSSDADYDEDDDWRYVCIGE, from the coding sequence ATGATAAGTAGTCATTTAGAAAGTTTTGCAGGCTATGCCGTTAAATCGTGGGGAATAGGCGATAAATTAGAGAACTTAGAAAAGACTATTTATCGCATAGCGGTTGATTATGATGATGACATAACATGGGCTGATAAGTTTAATGCTTATCTCGCACAACCAAATGCAGGGCAAACACGCGGCATTGTATTAGGTATGTATTCTGATGAGATGTTTGAGGAATCAAGCGCAAGTACCCTTGAGCTATTAATTAATGCAAAAGATAAACTACCTTTACTAGATACAATCTTTGTGAATGATGTTATCAGCGAAGAGAATGAAATTTCATGGATTATTAATGCCGATAATGCGCCCCTTATTCATGCTTTTCCAAAACTTAAGCACTTTGGCACACGCGGTGGGAATGAGCTAAGCTTTAACAACTTAAATGCCCCCTTATTAGAAACATTAATAGTGCAATCAGGCGGGCTTGATAGTAGCACGATCATTGATATTGCCAATGCCAACTTACCTAATCTAAAGCATTTAGAAATTTATCTTGGAACAGATGACTATGGTTTTTCTGGTTCAGTCAATGACTTAGCTCCTATCTTGCAAGATCGTTTTAACCAATTAACTTATTTAGGGTTAAAAAACTGTGAAATACAAGATGACATCGCCATTGCCGTAGCCAATGCCCCTGTCACTGCACATTTAAAAACATTAGATTTATCCCTCGGTGTTTTAACCGATAAAGGTGGCCAAGCGTTGTTAGAGTCAACGAAGGTGAATAACTTAATGTTTTTAGATTTAAACTATAACTATTTTTCTGAAAATATGGCTGAACAATTAGAAGCGTTTGCTAAGAGTAAAGGTTTTAAAATTGACGTCTCTTCTGATGCAGATTATGACGAAGATGACGACTGGCGCTATGTTTGTATTGGAGAATAA
- a CDS encoding STM4014 family protein, protein MTKMTTGAMFVLENNPKQVVLIAPPNSRRVNAFQQALQDIDWPIAKIISFHDIVKHPNLLIDCIEQGDIVRLETSGECSETERLLLQLGESVVANNLVIDNLQLEQGEIIPSNQWYAGLSLFFRHVQQILQQAQPHYRMFDVSEGLVFFDKRKTSIHWQQQGLPTPEIITNHIESFEQLIDTLTKQKTSRVFIKLAHGSAASGTIALSVTDKKIHAVTTIELLQQTGQIHFYNTRRLKQYTDRQTIAMMFNQLLKYHDLQIEAWIPKASYQGKIFDVRIVVINGQAQHILIRLGKRAMTNLHLENGRGDLEQVKTYLGDHWATIPKLAEQAMLAFPNSLYAGLDVLVTPHQHKAYLLEANTFGDFHPNTYWQGLNTYQAELLALLKRNKLIDD, encoded by the coding sequence ATGACGAAGATGACGACTGGCGCTATGTTTGTATTGGAGAATAACCCCAAACAGGTGGTGCTAATCGCACCACCTAACAGCCGCAGAGTTAACGCTTTTCAACAAGCATTGCAAGACATTGACTGGCCCATTGCAAAAATCATTTCTTTTCACGATATTGTAAAACATCCCAACCTATTAATAGATTGTATTGAACAAGGTGATATTGTTCGCTTAGAAACCTCTGGCGAATGCTCAGAAACAGAACGATTATTGCTACAACTGGGCGAGTCTGTTGTGGCTAACAATCTCGTAATAGATAACTTGCAATTAGAACAAGGTGAAATAATTCCCTCCAACCAATGGTATGCAGGGCTAAGTCTCTTTTTTAGGCACGTACAGCAAATATTACAACAAGCCCAACCTCATTACCGTATGTTTGATGTGAGCGAAGGATTGGTGTTTTTTGATAAAAGAAAAACATCAATACATTGGCAGCAACAAGGGCTACCAACCCCCGAAATAATAACAAACCACATAGAAAGTTTTGAACAGCTTATTGATACGCTAACAAAGCAAAAAACATCTCGGGTGTTTATAAAGCTTGCACATGGCAGTGCTGCCAGTGGCACTATAGCATTATCCGTGACAGACAAAAAAATTCATGCAGTAACAACCATTGAGCTGTTACAACAAACAGGACAAATACATTTTTATAATACCCGTCGATTAAAGCAGTATACTGACAGACAGACTATTGCAATGATGTTTAATCAACTACTTAAATACCATGATTTACAAATAGAGGCATGGATACCTAAAGCCAGCTATCAGGGTAAAATCTTTGATGTTCGAATTGTGGTCATTAATGGTCAAGCACAACACATATTAATTCGGTTAGGAAAGCGCGCCATGACAAATTTACACCTAGAAAATGGACGTGGTGATCTTGAGCAAGTTAAAACTTATTTAGGTGATCATTGGGCTACAATTCCTAAATTAGCAGAGCAAGCCATGTTAGCCTTTCCTAATAGTTTATATGCAGGGCTCGATGTATTAGTAACACCCCATCAGCACAAAGCTTATTTGTTAGAGGCCAATACTTTTGGTGATTTTCATCCTAACACTTATTGGCAAGGACTAAACACTTATCAAGCTGAGCTTCTAGCACTTTTAAAGAGAAATAAATTAATAGATGATTAA
- a CDS encoding STM4013/SEN3800 family hydrolase — translation MINAKQLIKNRANILLITFDSLRYDVLAKAHMPELNTWVPKWEARHSPATFTYASHHAFFSGFLPTPIDNPTAPRLFAASFVGSTTTKPNTFTFAESTLPKALANLGYQTCCIGGVGFFNKESELGSVLPNLFQQAYWSREMGVTGVNSTELQVEQAIAFLQQDTQPKLLFINVSATHQPTTIFHPNQQTESMATQQAALEYAQCHIARLLKAQTECGNALVVLTSDHGEAFGEDGYHGHRLAHETVLTVPYAEFILESV, via the coding sequence ATGATTAACGCGAAGCAACTCATTAAAAACCGAGCTAATATACTCCTCATCACCTTCGACAGCTTGCGTTATGACGTACTGGCTAAAGCGCATATGCCAGAATTAAATACATGGGTTCCGAAATGGGAAGCAAGGCACTCGCCAGCCACTTTTACCTATGCATCACACCATGCATTTTTTAGCGGCTTTTTGCCAACACCTATTGATAACCCCACAGCACCAAGACTTTTTGCTGCTTCTTTTGTCGGCTCTACTACAACCAAACCCAACACCTTTACGTTTGCTGAAAGTACACTGCCTAAAGCGTTGGCTAATCTAGGCTATCAAACCTGTTGTATCGGTGGTGTAGGCTTTTTTAATAAAGAGTCTGAACTCGGTAGTGTACTGCCTAACCTATTTCAACAAGCTTATTGGAGTCGAGAAATGGGCGTTACCGGTGTAAACTCCACAGAACTACAAGTAGAACAGGCAATAGCCTTTTTACAACAAGACACACAACCAAAACTGTTATTTATTAATGTTTCAGCAACCCACCAACCGACCACAATTTTTCATCCAAACCAACAAACAGAATCAATGGCTACACAACAAGCCGCACTCGAATATGCACAATGCCATATAGCACGATTACTAAAAGCACAAACAGAGTGCGGTAATGCTTTGGTTGTTTTAACCTCAGACCACGGTGAAGCGTTTGGTGAGGACGGTTACCATGGACATCGTTTAGCCCATGAGACTGTATTAACAGTACCTTATGCTGAATTTATTTTGGAATCTGTATGA